One window of the Macrobrachium nipponense isolate FS-2020 chromosome 22, ASM1510439v2, whole genome shotgun sequence genome contains the following:
- the LOC135198791 gene encoding coatomer subunit zeta-1-like isoform X1, giving the protein MRIGMQVDADATASTQLSLSLSFASDKLTAVSSANVNMSGLLEPTLYVIKGIAILDNDGNRLLAKYYDPTVFPTVKDEKKFEKNLFQKTHRANAEVIMLDRLTCVYRSNVDLFFYVMGLSHENELILVSVLSCLYDAVSSILRKNVEKRTLLDNLDIIMLAMDEICDGGVPLETDPQVVSQRVALRMEESPFNDQTVTQKHSQSHSSSGLPHNRLFPTTPVHQRFFDLQK; this is encoded by the exons ATGAGAATTGGCATGCAG GTAGATGCAGACGCGACTGCGAGTACCCAGTTGTCCTTATCTCTTTCGTTCGCAAGTGATAAGTTGACAGCTGTGAGTTCTGCTAACGTAAACATGTCCGGACTTTTG GAACCTACTTTGTATGTGATCAAAGGTATTGCCATCCTTGACAATGATGGCAATAGACTGCTAGCCAAATATTATGATCCAACAGTCTTCCCCACAGTAAAAGAtgagaaaaaatttgaaaaaaacctCTTCCAAAAGACCCACAGAGCAAACGCAGAGGTCATCATGCTGGATCGTCTCACTTGTGTTTACCGCTCCAATGTGGACCTCTTCTTTTATGTGATGGGATTATCACATGAAAATGAG CTTATCCTCGTGTCAGTTCTCAGCTGTTTATATGATGCTGTTTCGTCTATATTACGAAAGAATGTGGAAAAGAGGACGTTGTTGGACAATTTGGACATCATTATGTTAGCGATGGATGAGATTTGTGACGGAGG AGTGCCCCTGGAAACTGACCCTCAGGTAGTTAGTCAACGTGTAGCATTACGTATGGAAGAAAGTCCTTTCAACGACCAAACCGTAACACAG AAGCATTCTCAGAGTCACTCAAGTTCAGGCTTGCCTCACAATCGGCTGTTTCCAACTACTCCAGTCCATCAAAGGTTCTTTGATTTACAGAAATGA
- the LOC135198791 gene encoding coatomer subunit zeta-1-like isoform X3, with protein sequence MRIGMQVDADATASTQLSLSLSFASDKLTAVSSANVNMSGLLEPTLYVIKGIAILDNDGNRLLAKYYDPTVFPTVKDEKKFEKNLFQKTHRANAEVIMLDRLTCVYRSNVDLFFYVMGLSHENELILVSVLSCLYDAVSSILRKNVEKRTLLDNLDIIMLAMDEICDGGVPLETDPQVVSQRVALRMEESPFNDQTVTQVLQSAREQLKWSLLK encoded by the exons ATGAGAATTGGCATGCAG GTAGATGCAGACGCGACTGCGAGTACCCAGTTGTCCTTATCTCTTTCGTTCGCAAGTGATAAGTTGACAGCTGTGAGTTCTGCTAACGTAAACATGTCCGGACTTTTG GAACCTACTTTGTATGTGATCAAAGGTATTGCCATCCTTGACAATGATGGCAATAGACTGCTAGCCAAATATTATGATCCAACAGTCTTCCCCACAGTAAAAGAtgagaaaaaatttgaaaaaaacctCTTCCAAAAGACCCACAGAGCAAACGCAGAGGTCATCATGCTGGATCGTCTCACTTGTGTTTACCGCTCCAATGTGGACCTCTTCTTTTATGTGATGGGATTATCACATGAAAATGAG CTTATCCTCGTGTCAGTTCTCAGCTGTTTATATGATGCTGTTTCGTCTATATTACGAAAGAATGTGGAAAAGAGGACGTTGTTGGACAATTTGGACATCATTATGTTAGCGATGGATGAGATTTGTGACGGAGG AGTGCCCCTGGAAACTGACCCTCAGGTAGTTAGTCAACGTGTAGCATTACGTATGGAAGAAAGTCCTTTCAACGACCAAACCGTAACACAG
- the LOC135198791 gene encoding coatomer subunit zeta-1-like isoform X4 has protein sequence MRIGMQVDADATASTQLSLSLSFASDKLTAVSSANVNMSGLLEPTLYVIKGIAILDNDGNRLLAKYYDPTVFPTVKDEKKFEKNLFQKTHRANAEVIMLDRLTCVYRSNVDLFFYVMGLSHENELILVSVLSCLYDAVSSILRKNVEKRTLLDNLDIIMLAMDEICDGGVPLETDPQVVSQRVALRMEESPFNDQTVTQLVQVLMGAP, from the exons ATGAGAATTGGCATGCAG GTAGATGCAGACGCGACTGCGAGTACCCAGTTGTCCTTATCTCTTTCGTTCGCAAGTGATAAGTTGACAGCTGTGAGTTCTGCTAACGTAAACATGTCCGGACTTTTG GAACCTACTTTGTATGTGATCAAAGGTATTGCCATCCTTGACAATGATGGCAATAGACTGCTAGCCAAATATTATGATCCAACAGTCTTCCCCACAGTAAAAGAtgagaaaaaatttgaaaaaaacctCTTCCAAAAGACCCACAGAGCAAACGCAGAGGTCATCATGCTGGATCGTCTCACTTGTGTTTACCGCTCCAATGTGGACCTCTTCTTTTATGTGATGGGATTATCACATGAAAATGAG CTTATCCTCGTGTCAGTTCTCAGCTGTTTATATGATGCTGTTTCGTCTATATTACGAAAGAATGTGGAAAAGAGGACGTTGTTGGACAATTTGGACATCATTATGTTAGCGATGGATGAGATTTGTGACGGAGG AGTGCCCCTGGAAACTGACCCTCAGGTAGTTAGTCAACGTGTAGCATTACGTATGGAAGAAAGTCCTTTCAACGACCAAACCGTAACACAG CTGGTGCAAGTACTAATGGGCGCTCCTTAA